CGGAATACATCAGCGCGCCGCGCCCCTCGCCCTTGTCGATCAGGCCGGTCACGCGGGTCTTGCCGGTGACACTGCCCGATGGCGCCAGGGGTTCATGGATGGTGATGCCCTGCTCGCCATGCACCACCTTGACGGCATCGACCCCGGTGCGCGGATCGGCCAGCCAGAAACCGGGATGGCCCAGCACCAGCGGCATGGTCGGGAAGGGCGTGATCTCGGGCAATCCCCCGGCAAAGCGCAGTTGCTCGCGGTCCATCGGGTCCTGCCCCAACCCAATCGACAACGCGTAGAAGGCGCAATCGCGAGGGCCGTAATCCTGCCGGATCTCGGGGATGTCGAAATTCAGCAAATGCTGGGGATCAATCGGCATGGGCGGGTTCCTTCTCCTGCAACTCGATCACCGCGTCCAGCGCCACGGCGCCCTGTCCATCGGGCATGGCCATGATCGGGTTGAGATCGACCGAGACCAGCCGCGGACCCGCCCCGGCAGCGAAATGCGATAGGTGCGAGAGCGTGCGGGCCAACGCGTCCAGATCGGCCGGAGGGCGGCCACGCGCGCCGGTCAGGATCGAAGCGCCGCGGATCGACAGGATCATCTCGCGCGCGGTTTCCTCATCGAAGGGGCATTGGCGCAGGGCGATGTCGCGCAGGATCTCGACGAAGATCCCACCCAGACCGAAAGCCGCGATGGGGCCGAAAGAGGGATCGCGGCTGATGCCCATGAAGCACTCGACCCCGCCGCTGATCTGCTGCGCCACCAATATGCCATTGATGCTTGCGTCAGGGCGATGCTTGCGGGCGGCAGCAAGCAGATCGTCATGGGCGGATGCGGCCTCATCCACTGAGGTCACGTTCAGGCGCACCCCGCCGATATCGGATTTATGCGGGATGTCGGGCGAAACGATTTTCATCACCACCGGAAAGCCGATCTCGAGCGCGGCTTCGCGCGCCTCCTCGGCGCTGTGGACCAGTTTTTCACGCGATACCGAGATCCCCGCCTCGGCCAAGAGCGCCTTGGACTGGAACTCGTCGGGCGAGGTCGAAGGCAGGCGGATATCGGACAGGGTGTCCGCCTGCACCGGCCTTGCCGACAGAAGCTTGCCCATCCGCCCCATCGCAGCCAGCGCGCGGGTCGCACGACCTGGATCCTCGAAGACCAGGAACCCCGCTTCTTCATAGCGTTTGACGATCTCGGGCGGGGCGACTGCGCAGAGGACGATCAGCCGGTCGGGGAATTCCTCGCGCAGAGGCAAGAGCGCTTCGAGAAGCTGCGGGGCGATGACCGGGCTGCCCGCGACGGTGGTGGCAAAACAGATCACCGAGCGGTAGCCGCCCTTGTCGAGCGCGGAATGGATGAATTTTCGGAACAGGTCCAGATCGTTCAGCGCCTGCGCCGTGCAATCCACCGGGTTGGCGGGCGCGCAAAAGGGCAAAAGCTCGCGCAGTTCCGCCTGCGCCTCGGGCGGCATGGGTGGCATGGGCAGGCCCTGCTGCTCGGCCTCGTCGCTGGCGACGATACCCGCCCCGCCCGAGACGGTGATCACGCCAAGGCTGTTGTCGACGGGATAGATCCGCTGCCGCGCCACATAGGCCAGGTCCAGCATCTGCTCGGTATCGTTGACGCGCATGGCCCCATGCGCGCGCAGAACCTCGTCCGCGACCGCATCGTCACCGGCCAGAGAGGCGGTATGTGAGGCGGCGGCACGTCCCCCCACCTCGCTGCGCCCGCTTTTGAGGATGAAGACGGGCTTGCCGGTCTGCCGCGCGGCATCCAGTGCCGCAAGCATGCGGTCCGGATCGGTGAAACCTTCCTGATAGGCGCAGATCACGTCGATGCGGTCGCTTTGGGCCATCCAGCCGATGGCATCGGCGACCGTGATATCCGCCTCGTTCCCGGTCGCGACAAGGACCGGCACACCGATCCCGCGCCGACGCGCCACCGCCGCGACATGGGTGCCGAAAGCACCGGACTGGCTGGCCATGCCTATCCTGCCCGGCAGCGGGTAGCCCAGATCCAGCGAAGAGGTGAAACTGCCGAAATAGCCCAGATCGACATTCCAGCATCCAAGCGTGTTCGGCCCCAGCAAGCGCATGCCATGCCGCCGGACCAGAGTGACGAGGCGTTCCTGCTCCTTGCGCCCGTCCTCTCCCAGTTCCGCAAAACCGGCGGTGAACATGGTGACCGTCTTGCAGCCGCGATGGCCCAGGGCATCGACGGAGTCCAGGGCAGCATGGGCGGGAACCGCGACAATGGCGGCATCCGGCGCCTCTGGCAGGGCGGCGATGTCGGGATAGCAGGTCAGGTCCTGCACACGGTCGCGCTTCGGGTTCACCGGCAGGATGCGTCCCTTGAAACCGCCTTGCAGCATCGCCCGGATCGGCCTGCCGCCGATGCGCGTCGGATCGGCCGAGGCCCCTATGATCGCGACAGAATCAGGTTCAAGAAGCCGCGACAAGCTACCGAAATTATAAAGCATTTTCGGACCCAAGGAATGCCGTGACCTGACTGGAGAGCGTGCCGCCATTGCCATGCAGCAGGGCGATATCGGCACGCTCGAGTTGACGCTCGCCCGCTTGCCCCCGGATTTGCGCGACGGCCTCGGCGATCAGGAACATGCCATACATGCCGGGATGTACGCAGGACAGCCCGCCGCCATTGGTATTCACCGCCAGCTCTCCACCCGGCGCGATCCGTCCGCCCTCGACGAACCGCCCGCCTTCGCCCTTGGGACAGAAGCCGAGATCCTCCAGGAACAGGATCGTGTTGATGGTGAAGGCGTCATAAAGCATCAGCAGATCGACATCGCTATGCTGCAAACCCGCCATCTCGAACGCCCGGGGCCCGCTTTCGGAAGCCGCGGTGACGGTCAGATCCGGCATGGCAACAATCGAGCGGTGCCAGTTCGCGCCCGCCGCGCCAAGGAAATAGGCGGGCTTTTGCGGGAAATCCTTCGCCCGGTCGGCGCTGACAAGGATACAGGCCGCCGCGCCGTCGGTGACAAGACAGCAATCCCCCTTGGTCAGCGGATCGGACACCATCCGGCTGGCCAGCACATCCTCGCGCGTCAGCGGGCCATGGGCAAAGGCCTCGGGATTCAGATTGGCCCATTCCCGCGCCGCGACCGCGACATCGGCCAGTTGTTCCCGGCTGGTGCCATATTCATGCATATGCCGTGCCGCCGCCAGCGCATAGGCGGTGATCGGGTGGCGGGGTCCATAGGGGGTTTCATGCCATTGCGGCTCGGACATCGAGACCAGCCGCCCCCCGGCGGTGCGCTGGTTCGAGCCATAGCAGATCAGCGCCACCTCGCAGAGCCCGGCCTCGATGGCCAGCGACGCCTGCAGAAGATGCATCTCGAAGCTGGAGCCGCCGATATTGGTGCCGTCGAAGAATTTCGGCTTCACCCCCAGATATTCGGCGACGCTCATGGTCGGGAAAGCGTGACCGCTGGTGGCCGCGAAGATGCCGTCTATATCTGACAGCTTCAGCCCGGAATCATTCAGCGCGCCAAGCGTCGCCTGACCCAGCAATTCGATGGCAGAATAGCCCGGAGCCTCGCCCATCCCGGCTGTGGCCATGCCGACGATTGCGGTGCGTCCCCTGATCGGATGAGCCATCACGCATCCTCCCCGACCGGATCAAAGACCACGCGCGGCATATCCCCGGC
This region of Paracoccus saliphilus genomic DNA includes:
- a CDS encoding acetate--CoA ligase family protein, producing MLYNFGSLSRLLEPDSVAIIGASADPTRIGGRPIRAMLQGGFKGRILPVNPKRDRVQDLTCYPDIAALPEAPDAAIVAVPAHAALDSVDALGHRGCKTVTMFTAGFAELGEDGRKEQERLVTLVRRHGMRLLGPNTLGCWNVDLGYFGSFTSSLDLGYPLPGRIGMASQSGAFGTHVAAVARRRGIGVPVLVATGNEADITVADAIGWMAQSDRIDVICAYQEGFTDPDRMLAALDAARQTGKPVFILKSGRSEVGGRAAASHTASLAGDDAVADEVLRAHGAMRVNDTEQMLDLAYVARQRIYPVDNSLGVITVSGGAGIVASDEAEQQGLPMPPMPPEAQAELRELLPFCAPANPVDCTAQALNDLDLFRKFIHSALDKGGYRSVICFATTVAGSPVIAPQLLEALLPLREEFPDRLIVLCAVAPPEIVKRYEEAGFLVFEDPGRATRALAAMGRMGKLLSARPVQADTLSDIRLPSTSPDEFQSKALLAEAGISVSREKLVHSAEEAREAALEIGFPVVMKIVSPDIPHKSDIGGVRLNVTSVDEAASAHDDLLAAARKHRPDASINGILVAQQISGGVECFMGISRDPSFGPIAAFGLGGIFVEILRDIALRQCPFDEETAREMILSIRGASILTGARGRPPADLDALARTLSHLSHFAAGAGPRLVSVDLNPIMAMPDGQGAVALDAVIELQEKEPAHAD
- a CDS encoding thiolase: MAHPIRGRTAIVGMATAGMGEAPGYSAIELLGQATLGALNDSGLKLSDIDGIFAATSGHAFPTMSVAEYLGVKPKFFDGTNIGGSSFEMHLLQASLAIEAGLCEVALICYGSNQRTAGGRLVSMSEPQWHETPYGPRHPITAYALAAARHMHEYGTSREQLADVAVAAREWANLNPEAFAHGPLTREDVLASRMVSDPLTKGDCCLVTDGAAACILVSADRAKDFPQKPAYFLGAAGANWHRSIVAMPDLTVTAASESGPRAFEMAGLQHSDVDLLMLYDAFTINTILFLEDLGFCPKGEGGRFVEGGRIAPGGELAVNTNGGGLSCVHPGMYGMFLIAEAVAQIRGQAGERQLERADIALLHGNGGTLSSQVTAFLGSENAL